A DNA window from Brenneria izadpanahii contains the following coding sequences:
- a CDS encoding MalY/PatB family protein produces MHYDFDRIIDRHNRNSTKWLAAANQVNAAGEPVIPLWIADMDFKSPPAVSQALYDVIEHGVFGYTEYSGLVIEPLRNWLASRHGWQIQTEWALPVNLVETAMDAVIQTLSEPQDDILILSPGFGAFARVIDQTGRNAIDVILDKDDSGYTLDISQLERRITGKTRLMILCNPHNPIGKVWRADELREIGLFCQRHNLLLLSDDVHHDLIIGDVPYTPLASLSEQFADFTVTFTSPGKTFNIEGIQIANLIIRNPAIREKISAVFRRLCIHKPNVFALYAADAAYRHGADWLDALIGYLKNNYALLREGIERIPTIDLVETQGSHLAWLDFGKTGLSQQALERRLLNDAGLLLESGLHFGTSGAGFMRLNFALPRTRLIEVIGRLQRNFSG; encoded by the coding sequence GTGCATTATGACTTTGATCGCATTATTGACCGGCATAACAGAAATTCCACCAAATGGCTCGCGGCGGCGAATCAGGTCAATGCGGCCGGAGAGCCGGTAATTCCGCTGTGGATTGCCGATATGGATTTCAAATCGCCGCCGGCGGTGTCGCAAGCGCTGTATGATGTGATCGAACACGGCGTTTTTGGCTATACCGAATATTCCGGACTGGTTATCGAACCGCTGCGGAACTGGCTGGCGTCAAGGCACGGTTGGCAAATTCAAACGGAGTGGGCGCTGCCCGTCAACTTGGTGGAAACCGCTATGGATGCGGTTATTCAAACGTTGAGCGAACCGCAAGACGATATCCTGATCCTCTCGCCGGGATTCGGCGCTTTTGCCCGCGTTATCGACCAGACCGGACGCAATGCCATTGACGTGATATTGGATAAAGACGATAGCGGTTATACGCTGGATATATCTCAGCTTGAGCGCAGGATTACCGGCAAAACCCGTCTCATGATTTTGTGTAATCCGCACAATCCCATCGGTAAAGTCTGGCGGGCGGATGAACTGCGGGAAATCGGCCTCTTCTGTCAGCGGCATAATTTGCTGCTGCTGTCGGATGACGTCCATCATGATCTGATCATCGGTGATGTGCCCTATACGCCGCTGGCCAGTCTTAGCGAGCAGTTCGCGGATTTCACCGTAACCTTCACCTCGCCTGGAAAGACCTTCAATATTGAAGGCATCCAAATCGCCAACCTGATTATCCGCAATCCGGCGATCAGAGAAAAAATCAGCGCCGTTTTTCGGCGACTCTGCATACATAAACCCAACGTCTTTGCGCTTTACGCCGCGGATGCGGCTTACCGCCACGGAGCGGATTGGCTGGATGCGCTGATCGGTTATCTAAAGAATAATTATGCGCTGTTACGGGAAGGGATCGAACGGATTCCCACTATCGATTTGGTCGAAACGCAAGGCAGCCATCTTGCCTGGCTGGATTTTGGAAAAACCGGGCTATCTCAGCAGGCGCTGGAGCGGCGGTTGCTTAATGATGCGGGATTATTGCTTGAGAGCGGCCTTCACTTCGGGACGTCCGGAGCCGGTTTCATGCGTTTGAATTTTGCCCTGCCGCGCACGCGGCTGATTGAAGTCATCGGCCGTTTGCAGCGCAATTTTAGCGGATAA
- the ssuE gene encoding NADPH-dependent FMN reductase has translation MNVITLAGSPRFPSRSTALLIFAQRWLEQKRINVLPWNLFNFNPEDLLYAQFDSPGLKVFIDQLAGADGVIISTPVYKASFSGALKTLLDLLPERAFANKVILPVACGGSSRHMLALDYALKPVLNALKAKEILCGVFAEESQITHYDHTPVFSASLEEHLATSLGDFARALERQSNAGALAE, from the coding sequence ATGAACGTTATTACCCTGGCCGGTAGTCCGCGTTTTCCATCCCGCTCCACCGCGCTTCTTATCTTTGCCCAACGCTGGCTTGAGCAAAAAAGAATTAACGTTCTTCCCTGGAATTTATTTAATTTTAATCCGGAAGATTTGCTTTATGCCCAATTTGATAGCCCCGGTCTGAAGGTTTTCATCGACCAGTTGGCCGGTGCCGATGGGGTGATCATCAGTACGCCCGTTTATAAAGCCTCCTTTTCCGGCGCGTTGAAAACCCTGCTCGACCTGCTGCCGGAGCGCGCGTTTGCCAATAAAGTGATTTTGCCGGTGGCCTGCGGCGGCTCTTCCCGCCATATGCTGGCGCTGGATTATGCGCTGAAACCCGTGCTTAACGCATTAAAAGCGAAGGAGATACTCTGCGGCGTTTTCGCAGAGGAGAGTCAGATAACCCACTACGATCACACGCCGGTATTCAGCGCATCGCTTGAAGAGCATCTGGCGACTTCGCTCGGGGACTTTGCCCGCGCGCTGGAGCGCCAGAGCAACGCCGGCGCGCTAGCAGAATAA
- a CDS encoding ABC transporter ATP-binding protein, protein MAGVALRGVEKVYPNGYKAVHGIDLTIAEGEFMVFVGPSGCAKSTILRMIAGLEEISEGEIAIGGRTVNHLAPKDRGIAMVFQNYALYPHMSAYENMAFGLKQQKLPKAEIERRIQEAARTLEIDHLLPNKPGEMSGGQRQRVALGRAMVRKPEVFLFDEPLSNLDARLRVSTRVSIAQLHNALKLEGQNATMIYVTHDQVEAMTLGDRICVLNQGRVMQVDTPMNLYQYPANRFVAGFIGSPAMNVSKARLVGDGADVGVRLADGVELKLPAEKARRAAEHLGREVWFGLRPEHVTVASPTETDNVIAARISVVEAMGNELFAYFELNSVRMIARIPFAPCKAVGHGDNLRLRFDMTHCHLFDIESEQSLFC, encoded by the coding sequence GAGTAGCGCTGCGAGGAGTAGAGAAAGTCTACCCCAACGGCTACAAGGCGGTGCATGGCATCGATCTTACCATCGCCGAAGGGGAGTTCATGGTGTTCGTCGGCCCGTCCGGCTGCGCCAAATCGACCATTTTGCGCATGATTGCCGGACTCGAAGAGATCAGCGAAGGCGAGATCGCCATCGGCGGCAGAACGGTAAATCATCTGGCGCCCAAAGATCGCGGCATCGCCATGGTATTTCAGAACTACGCCCTCTATCCTCATATGTCGGCATACGAAAATATGGCGTTCGGCCTAAAGCAGCAAAAATTGCCGAAGGCGGAAATCGAGCGGCGCATTCAGGAAGCGGCGCGCACGCTGGAGATCGACCATCTGTTGCCCAACAAGCCGGGAGAGATGTCGGGCGGCCAGCGGCAGCGGGTCGCGCTGGGGCGCGCCATGGTGCGCAAGCCGGAGGTTTTTTTGTTTGACGAGCCGCTCTCCAATCTGGATGCCAGACTGCGGGTCTCCACCCGCGTCAGCATTGCCCAGTTGCACAACGCTCTGAAACTTGAAGGGCAGAACGCCACCATGATCTACGTCACCCACGACCAGGTGGAGGCGATGACGCTGGGCGATCGCATCTGCGTGCTCAATCAGGGGCGGGTGATGCAGGTGGACACGCCGATGAACCTGTACCAATATCCCGCCAACCGCTTTGTCGCCGGATTTATCGGCTCGCCGGCGATGAACGTCAGCAAGGCCAGGCTGGTAGGCGATGGCGCCGATGTCGGCGTTCGGCTCGCTGATGGCGTCGAACTGAAACTGCCGGCGGAAAAGGCGCGCCGTGCGGCGGAGCATCTCGGCCGGGAGGTCTGGTTCGGGCTGCGGCCGGAACACGTGACGGTGGCGTCCCCGACGGAGACGGATAACGTGATAGCCGCGCGGATTAGCGTGGTCGAGGCGATGGGAAATGAACTGTTCGCCTACTTTGAGTTAAACAGCGTCAGAATGATCGCCCGCATCCCTTTCGCGCCGTGTAAGGCCGTCGGTCATGGCGATAATTTGCGGCTGCGCTTCGATATGACGCATTGTCACCTGTTTGATATCGAGAGCGAGCAATCGTTATTCTGCTAG